One genomic window of Caldivirga maquilingensis IC-167 includes the following:
- a CDS encoding TrmB family transcriptional regulator produces MQVIDDDLVDALTILGLSRKEATVLAYLLLKGSATAREIMADLSIHQPQLYNIMVSLERKGFINVQQSKPKVYAPISMGVIMEMIEGEMLKRKQAVVKALTSLTRGDKARNLLWVTRGIDNVIYNSASLIQEANSELYVSAPPVLLSRLLKYMSSIDPKVKAYILVYPSLNDELLNELKGIKSVVEVKVNRLGPFYFISPNAESCVFASSRVSLLREPETYGYVFRDRTMTLQFIHGFFDTWRRAQTVYRRGFKPSDYPLVFNSHRFATWEILKAKESKLSIEVRVKGYLTSSNEEVDVTGIPLNVTIDSDIVNFELLPSNGNKALLIGGTNALIEDIESEYIEIRLMNQ; encoded by the coding sequence ATGCAGGTAATTGATGATGATTTAGTGGATGCATTGACAATCCTCGGCTTATCAAGGAAGGAAGCCACTGTATTAGCGTACCTACTCCTTAAGGGTAGTGCCACGGCTAGGGAGATTATGGCTGATTTATCTATTCACCAGCCTCAATTATACAATATAATGGTTTCACTTGAGAGGAAGGGTTTCATTAATGTTCAGCAGAGTAAGCCTAAGGTATATGCGCCAATAAGCATGGGGGTTATAATGGAGATGATTGAGGGTGAGATGCTTAAGCGTAAGCAAGCTGTGGTTAAGGCATTAACATCATTAACCAGGGGTGATAAGGCACGGAACCTACTATGGGTTACTAGGGGTATTGATAACGTTATCTATAATTCAGCATCCTTAATCCAAGAGGCCAACAGTGAATTATATGTATCAGCCCCACCAGTGTTATTGAGTAGGTTACTTAAGTACATGAGTAGCATTGATCCCAAGGTTAAGGCGTATATTTTAGTGTACCCTAGTTTAAATGATGAATTGTTAAATGAATTGAAGGGTATTAAGAGTGTTGTTGAGGTTAAGGTGAATAGGCTTGGCCCATTCTACTTCATTTCACCAAACGCGGAATCCTGCGTATTCGCATCCAGTAGGGTTAGTTTACTTAGGGAACCTGAGACATACGGGTACGTGTTTAGAGATAGGACAATGACTCTTCAATTCATTCACGGATTCTTCGATACATGGAGGCGGGCTCAGACGGTTTACAGGAGAGGCTTTAAGCCCTCTGACTACCCACTGGTTTTTAACTCACATAGATTCGCCACGTGGGAGATCCTTAAGGCTAAGGAATCTAAGCTAAGCATTGAGGTTAGGGTTAAGGGCTACTTAACGAGCAGTAATGAGGAGGTTGATGTAACTGGGATACCACTTAACGTAACGATAGATAGTGATATAGTGAACTTTGAACTATTACCCAGTAACGGCAATAAAGCATTACTCATAGGTGGTACTAACGCCTTAATTGAGGATATTGAATCAGAGTACATTGAAATCAGACTTATGAATCAATAA